A single genomic interval of Tissierellales bacterium harbors:
- a CDS encoding hemerythrin domain-containing protein, which translates to MKSINIMVQEHENIKRMLKVIRKYSYKVLLDKNIDYDDFYKIIDFIRNYADKHHHMKEEKVLFKIMEENLPQFAKNGPITGMLIEHDIARLYILNLEKALDEYKEGNDEKRLDIIANSISYADLLNRHIDKENTALYKFAEKLLPSENKQEVDKQSEKIEKDANEKGTQNKYLKLLKELEEKVD; encoded by the coding sequence ATGAAATCAATAAATATTATGGTCCAAGAACACGAAAATATTAAAAGAATGTTAAAAGTTATAAGAAAATATTCTTATAAAGTATTGTTAGATAAAAATATAGATTATGATGATTTTTATAAAATAATTGACTTTATTAGAAATTATGCTGATAAACATCATCATATGAAAGAAGAAAAAGTATTATTTAAGATTATGGAAGAAAACCTTCCACAGTTCGCAAAAAACGGTCCTATTACAGGTATGTTAATCGAACATGATATTGCCCGTCTTTACATCCTCAACCTAGAAAAAGCTTTGGATGAATACAAGGAAGGCAATGATGAAAAAAGGTTAGATATAATAGCTAATTCTATTTCCTATGCAGATTTATTAAATAGACATATTGATAAAGAAAATACAGCTCTGTATAAATTTGCTGAAAAATTACTTCCTTCTGAAAATAAACAAGAAGTAGATAAACAAAGTGAAAAAATTGAAAAAGATGCCAATGAAAAAGGTACCCAAAATAAATATCTTAAGCTACTTAAAGAGTTAGAGGAAAAAGTTGATTAA